The DNA region TTCGACCTGATCGGCACGATCGGCTCGGGCTGGCTGTCGGATCGCTTCGACAGCCGCTGGCTGCTGTTCTGGTATTACGGCCTGCGCGGGCTGTCGCTGCTCTATCTGCCGTTCACCGACTTCACCTTCTACGGCCTGTCGCTGTTCGCGGTATTCTACGGCCTCGATTGGCTGGCGACGGTGCCGCCCACCGTGAAGCTCACGGCCGACCGCTTCGGCCGCGAGAAGGCCGGCGTCGTGTTCGGCTGGATCTTCGCCGGCCATCAGTTGGGCGCCGCCACCGCCGCCTTTGGCGCGGGCTACACGCGCACGGAGTTCGCCACCTACCTGCCGGCGTTCTTCGCCGCGGGGGCGATGTGCATCGTCGCCGCGTTGCTGGCGCTGTGCATCGGCCGTTCGACGAACGCGACTCCGACCCTGGCACCGAAGGCGGCATAGCCAAGCCGCCGGTCCCCGCGCATAATCGGCCGCGCCGCCCCTGCTGTCGGCGGCGCGAGCCGGGGGGCTGCCGTGGCGAACACATTTCTGCGCGCCGTCGTCTTCATCGCCTTGTTCGGGATCGTCCCGTTAGCGGCGCATGCGCAGAGCAAGCCGCTATGGACCGTGCCGGAAATCGGCGCGCTGCCGCGCGATGCGCATGGCCAGCAAGTGCGCCAAGGGCGCGATCTGATCACCGCGACCTATGCCTATATCGGCCCCAACGTGTCCGATCCGGCCAAGCGCTATGCCGGCAACAATCTCGCCTGCGGCAACTGCCATCTGATGGCGGGCACCAAGAAGTTCGGCATCCCGCTGTTCGGCCTGTTCGGCGACTTCCCGCAATACAGCGCGCGCTCGGGCCGCGACATCAGCATCGAGGACCGCATCAACTCCTGCATGACGCGGAGCATGAACGGCAAACCGATGCCCGACGACGCGTCGGAGATGCAGGCGATCGTCGCCTACATCAAGTTTCTCAGCAGCGGCGTGCCCGACGGCAAGCAGCTTCCCGGCATGGGCACAGGCAAGATGCCGGAGATGTCGCGCGCCGCGAACCCGACGCGCGGCGGCATCATCTATGCGCGCGTGTGCCAAGCCTGCCACAACACCGACGGCTCCGGCATCCGCAACAGCGCGCCGTCGACCGATCTCGGCTACATGATGCCGCCGCTGTGGGGACCGGACAGCTTCAACGACGGCGCCGGCATGTCGCGAATCATCACGCTGGCCAACTTCGTGCACTTCAACATGCCGCATGGCGCCGATTATCTCGACCCGCGGCTGTCGGTGGAGGATGCGTGGGACGTCGCGGGCTATGTGGTGTCGCAGCCGCGGCCGCATAAGGCCGATCAGGAGAAGGACTTTCCCGACCTGCTGCTCAAGCCGGTCGACACGCCGTTCGGCCCCTACGCCGACAAATATAGCGAGAAGGTCCACAAATACGGACCGTTCGCCGCGATCCGCGAGGCACTCGCGAAGCTGAAGAAGAGCGGCGCGCGGTAGCGCGCAAAACCTCCGCTCATTCCCGCGAAGGCGGAAATCCAGCAGGCACGAAGACGTTTGCACCGCCGCGCCGGGTCCCCGCTTGCGCGGGGACGAGCGGAACGGAAGCACCCTCGTTGTGCCCCCGCTCAGCCCTTCCGCTTCGATTCGATCTTGTCCCAGATCAGCGCGGCGATGTCGGGGCCGCCGAGATTCTTGATGGCGCGCACGCCGGTCGGCGACGTCACGTTGATCTCGGTGATGTAATCGCCGATCACGTCGATGCCGACGAACAGGAGCCCGCGCTCGCGCAAGGCCGGCCCCAGACGATCGCAAATCTCGCGCTCGCGCGGCGTCAGCTCCGTCTTCGCGGGCGAACCGCCGCGCACCATGTTGGAGCGCAGGTCGTCGGC from Pseudolabrys taiwanensis includes:
- a CDS encoding c-type cytochrome, producing MANTFLRAVVFIALFGIVPLAAHAQSKPLWTVPEIGALPRDAHGQQVRQGRDLITATYAYIGPNVSDPAKRYAGNNLACGNCHLMAGTKKFGIPLFGLFGDFPQYSARSGRDISIEDRINSCMTRSMNGKPMPDDASEMQAIVAYIKFLSSGVPDGKQLPGMGTGKMPEMSRAANPTRGGIIYARVCQACHNTDGSGIRNSAPSTDLGYMMPPLWGPDSFNDGAGMSRIITLANFVHFNMPHGADYLDPRLSVEDAWDVAGYVVSQPRPHKADQEKDFPDLLLKPVDTPFGPYADKYSEKVHKYGPFAAIREALAKLKKSGAR